Genomic segment of Vitis riparia cultivar Riparia Gloire de Montpellier isolate 1030 chromosome 19, EGFV_Vit.rip_1.0, whole genome shotgun sequence:
acagtttttttttttttttttttcatttcttgtgGCTATCCACAGGGAGTCAGCTATATATCTTGAAATCTGCAGAGCTCTACTCACACAAGAAGGgagatttcttcttcttcttcttcttcttcttcttcttcctcttgaTCACCATGGTTTTGGGTTTCTGTTCAACCACCCCTTTACAGGGGTGGGTTCAACCAGCATGGCTTCATGCCTTCTTGTTTTTAGTCCTCTCCACAGTCTTTTCTGCAACTTCAGTCTCTTCCTCTCCAACCCAACTCCCTTACGGGGAACACTGCGCTTCCATCGTACCGGAATCTCGCCCAACTCGACCGGAATTCACCACCTCAAGATTCACCGGCTTCAAGGTCGGTTACTTTACCGGTGGCACTGCAATTCTAGGCCAAAACTCGTCTCCTTACTCATCACAATCCTCAAAGTCTGTGTCGTTTCGAACCCGGAGCCTGTATGCAACCGAAACCAAAGGCGTGTTCAAGGTTGAAGGGCGTTTGGTCCTTGCAAGCGATGGTATGTACTATTTTGAGGGAGATTCGAATCATGGCAGACTGTCATTTCCCCAGCTACAAGGGTTCTGGTCAGAATCTTCTGGGGAGCTTTGCATGGTGGGGTTGGGTTCTGCCTACTCCAATGGAGGTAACTTGCTTCGTCTCTCTGCTGTTCTTAAGCTCAGTAATGTCAAAAACTCAAGTACCATTACTGATTTGGTGACTGGTACTTTGAAGAGCTTGAATTCCGCTCATGATTCAAACTATTTTGAACCAATTTCGATATTATTCTTTCCTGAAATGAGTTACAAGTACACTCTGGCTTCATCTGGTACTGGGTGTCCTGGTGGGGCTGATGTTCCAAAGACTGCATCACTCAGCACAGACTCCATGAACGGTATCTGTTCCATACTCTCCATGGAACGGTTTGGATTGGAATATGCCCATGACTGCAACCCATCTCAGAATTGCAGTCCTTTTGGTGGGGGTATTGGGTATTTGCCTCAATTCATATCCTTTACAGGATTTCAATGTTCAGATGATGAAGAAAAGCTACAAGTTATGGTAAAATTTCAGAACAGTAGCTATGGTTATTACAGAGCTTACAATCCCAGCACAACACTGATTGGGGAGGGATCATGGGATGTGAACAAGAATCAGCTCTGTCTTGTTGCTTGCCGAATCTTGAATGAGGGGGATTCTCTGGTTGATGCTCGTATCGGTGATTGTTCGATTAAATTAAGCCTGAGATTTCCCTCAATCTTGTCCATCAGAAACAGAAATACTGTTGTGGGGCAAATTTGGAGTGACAAAACTGTCAATGATCCCGGTTTCTTCAGTAAGATCATGTTCCAAAGCATCAGGAATAGGATGACGGCGATTCCAGGCTCGAAATATGAGTACACTGAAATTGAACGAGCAAGAAAGTTGTGCCTGAAAAAGAACCCTGCTGAGAAAAAAGGGGTGGCATACCCTAATGGATACTCTTCTGATATGCAGCTTGACATGTCTGTTCGAAACTCAACCCATCAAATGGGATGGGCTTATTCAGAGCTCATAACTTTGGGTGATAAGTTCTATGATCGATATGCCCAATCTATAGTCAGCATAGAAGAATCTAGTGTTGCAGTGGCGACTTCCTCTGCCTCAACGCTGGAAAACTCTTTAGAAACAAATGCCAGTGATAGCAGACTAATGAATGTGAGCTACCGGATAAGCTTAACACTGGAACCTGGTGTTAAATTCGGTGATATGATCATCAGCCCCTCTAACTTTTCAGGTATATACACACCAGTAGAAATTTTTGCTGAAGGGATTTATGATGCCAAAACAGGATTCCTGTGTATGGTGGGCTGTAGAAAGCTGAGCTCACCAGTAAAAACATCAAGCAATGACTCCATGGACTGTGAGATTCTTGTGAATCTTCAGTTTCCTCAATTAAATTCAAAGAATAGAGGTTATATCAAGGGAAGCATGGAAAGCACAAGAGAAAAATCTGATCCTCTTTACTTTGAACATCTGGACTTGTCTGCAAACTCTTTCTTTGGAGCAAGACAATCGATTTGGAGGATGGATTTTGAGATCATCATGGTTCTGATATCTCACACACTTTCGTGTGTCTTTGTGGGACTGCAACTCTTTTATGTGAAAAAGCACTCTGAAGTGCTTCCTTCCATCTCACTGGTCATGCTTGTGGTTCTTACTTTGGGTTATATGATCCCTCTTGTACTGAACTTTGAAGCCTTATTTTTGGGGAGCCATGATCAGCGAAGTGCCTTGCTTGAGAGCGGTGGATGGATTAAAGCGAATGAGGTGATCGTGCGGATAGTTACAATGGTGGTTTTTCTGCTGCAATTCCGTCTTCTCCAGCTCACATGGGCAGCAAAATTGAAAGAGGGTCACCAAAAGGGCTCATGGGCTGCAGAGAAGAAGGTTCTCTATCTGGCTTTACCATCATATGTAGCTGGCTGCCTAATTGCCTTGTTTTTCAACAGGGGAAAGAATGAATATGGTGCTGCAGTTCAATCCTATTCCCTTCCAGATTACCAGCAACATTCCCTTTGGGGGGACTTGAGATCTTATGCTGGCTTGGTCCTAGACGGTTTCCTCTTCCCTCAAATCCTGCTCAACATGTTCACAAGCTCAACAGAGAAAGCTCTTTCCCATTCATTTTATGTTGGAACCACTTTTGTTCGACTGCTGCCACACACATATGATCTTTACAGGGCTCATAACAATGCTATCAGCTTTAATGGCTCATACATTTATGCGAATCCTGGTGCAGACTTTTACTCCACTGCTTGGGATGTCATCATCCCTTGTGGGGGTCTGCTGTTTTCTGCTATCATTTTCTTGCAGCAGCGGTTTGGTGGTCGTTGCATCCTCCCCAAAAGATTCAGGGAGTTGGAAGCATATGAGAAGATACCAGTGGTTAGCACTTAGCAGTGAGAGTAATAGCTAAAGGAATCTAGAACTTCAACTCTGTGTTAAATTCTGTTGTTTTATCACTGGAATTGAGTGATTCTGTGTTTTGTTTCTTCTGCATTTTCTGCTTGTAAGAGAAGTTGTGTTTTCTAAACCATCCTTTGAATGCTCCCTTTGTTCTGTGACTTTATCCCTCTCATTTACTCTCCATTCTCTATATGATTATCTCGATTATTCGCTTCAGCTTCTACAACTGTCTACCTTAAAGACCAATCTAACTGCTGGTTCTTAACTTTCTGGACACCCCAATAGTACATTTACGTCCAAGTTTTGTATGCAAAATCATTCTCAACCTCGCCCTCTAGGTCAATCGAATTTAAGGCTTTTATCAATCTCTTGCTCACCAATATGGTTCTGCTACATCCTGGATTTGGATAATTTGCTTATGTTTCAAAGATTAAATTCAAGAGGATTCCTTCAAAGCAATAGTCTTTTGGTAAAAAGGTCGGTGTGCACTTTTTTATTGAAGCTCTTCAGGTGGGTGAAGACTTCTATAAGATAAGATGGATCTTGATAAGTTTCCCTtgtataaataaaagatataagaattaaaaaatactgGGCAACAATCCTGAATTACTTTGATGCTGATTTGATTCTGGTAAAATAATCTGTCTTCTTTCTTTATAGCATTAACATGTATAGACTGTCCACCACTTTCTAGGAATAACTCCCACTGAGATTATTGAATCTATGAAGGATTGAATCAAATGCATTTGACTTCTTCAAATTTCTAgtataatgaaaatattgaagaattGAAGTCAATGAAGATGAATCAGGGGATGATAACTTTGTACAAAATGATCCTTCCTCTGTGAATTGCTTCTCTCCCTTTTGCTATTCTGCAAAATCAAGAGTAGCCTTTTGTTCTGTTTGATTGAAGAAATGTCTTGAGAATCAATTTTGCTATTTCTAGATTCACACCGAGTCTGAGATATACATTGATGGATGATCAGATCCTATAGCCCAACAATGGTGATTGGATCATCCTCTTTTTCGTCTTCTCCTTCCTGGGATAGATCTATGAATATTCTTGTGAATTCTTGCA
This window contains:
- the LOC117909250 gene encoding uncharacterized protein LOC117909250, producing the protein MVLGFCSTTPLQGWVQPAWLHAFLFLVLSTVFSATSVSSSPTQLPYGEHCASIVPESRPTRPEFTTSRFTGFKVGYFTGGTAILGQNSSPYSSQSSKSVSFRTRSLYATETKGVFKVEGRLVLASDGMYYFEGDSNHGRLSFPQLQGFWSESSGELCMVGLGSAYSNGGNLLRLSAVLKLSNVKNSSTITDLVTGTLKSLNSAHDSNYFEPISILFFPEMSYKYTLASSGTGCPGGADVPKTASLSTDSMNGICSILSMERFGLEYAHDCNPSQNCSPFGGGIGYLPQFISFTGFQCSDDEEKLQVMVKFQNSSYGYYRAYNPSTTLIGEGSWDVNKNQLCLVACRILNEGDSLVDARIGDCSIKLSLRFPSILSIRNRNTVVGQIWSDKTVNDPGFFSKIMFQSIRNRMTAIPGSKYEYTEIERARKLCLKKNPAEKKGVAYPNGYSSDMQLDMSVRNSTHQMGWAYSELITLGDKFYDRYAQSIVSIEDSLETNASDSRLMNVSYRISLTLEPGVKFGDMIISPSNFSGIYTPVEIFAEGIYDAKTGFLCMVGCRKLSSPVKTSSNDSMDCEILVNLQFPQLNSKNRGYIKGSMESTREKSDPLYFEHLDLSANSFFGARQSIWRMDFEIIMVLISHTLSCVFVGLQLFYVKKHSEVLPSISLVMLVVLTLGYMIPLVLNFEALFLGSHDQRSALLESGGWIKANEVIVRIVTMVVFLLQFRLLQLTWAAKLKEGHQKGSWAAEKKVLYLALPSYVAGCLIALFFNRGKNEYGAAVQSYSLPDYQQHSLWGDLRSYAGLVLDGFLFPQILLNMFTSSTEKALSHSFYVGTTFVRLLPHTYDLYRAHNNAISFNGSYIYANPGADFYSTAWDVIIPCGGLLFSAIIFLQQRFGGRCILPKRFRELEAYEKIPVVST